One part of the Bradyrhizobium sp. CB1650 genome encodes these proteins:
- the glyA gene encoding serine hydroxymethyltransferase: protein MTSSSAKTASAPDSFFTASLEQADPDIAAAIKGELGRQRHEIELIASENIVSRAVLEAQGSVMTNKYAEGYPGARYYGGCEWVDVAENLAIDRAKKLFGANFANVQPNSGSQMNQAVFLALLQPGDTFMGLDLAAGGHLTHGSPVNMSGKWFKAAHYTVRREDQIIDMDAVAKQAEQIKPKLIIAGGSAYSRAWDFKRFREIADSVGAYLLVDMAHFAGLVAGGVHASPVPYAHVTTTTTHKSLRGPRGGLMLWNDETLTKKLNSAIFPGLQGGPLMHVIAAKAVAFGEALRPDFKVYAKNIVENAKALAETLKSHGLDIVSGGTDNHLMLVDLRPKGLKGNVSEKALVRAAITCNKNGIPFDPETPFVTSGLRLGTPAATTRGFGVAEFQQVGGMIAEVLNAIAQSSDGKAPLVEAAIKDRVKALTDRFPIYQ from the coding sequence ATGACTTCTTCCAGCGCCAAGACCGCTTCCGCGCCCGATTCGTTTTTCACAGCCTCGCTCGAGCAGGCCGACCCGGACATTGCCGCCGCCATCAAGGGCGAGCTCGGCCGGCAGCGCCATGAGATCGAGCTGATCGCCTCCGAGAACATCGTCAGCCGCGCCGTGCTGGAAGCGCAGGGCTCGGTGATGACGAATAAATATGCGGAAGGCTATCCGGGCGCGCGCTACTACGGCGGTTGCGAGTGGGTCGACGTTGCCGAGAACCTGGCAATCGACCGTGCCAAGAAGCTGTTCGGCGCGAACTTCGCCAACGTGCAGCCGAACTCCGGCAGTCAGATGAACCAGGCTGTGTTTCTGGCGCTGCTCCAGCCCGGCGACACCTTCATGGGTCTCGATCTGGCGGCGGGCGGCCATCTCACCCACGGCTCGCCTGTCAACATGAGCGGCAAGTGGTTCAAGGCTGCGCACTACACCGTGCGCCGCGAAGACCAGATCATCGACATGGATGCGGTGGCGAAGCAAGCCGAGCAAATCAAGCCGAAGCTGATCATCGCCGGCGGCTCGGCCTATTCGCGCGCCTGGGACTTCAAGCGCTTCCGCGAGATCGCGGACAGCGTCGGTGCGTATCTGCTGGTCGACATGGCGCACTTTGCTGGCCTCGTCGCCGGCGGCGTGCATGCTTCGCCGGTGCCGTACGCCCACGTCACCACCACGACGACACACAAATCGCTGCGCGGCCCGCGCGGCGGCCTCATGCTGTGGAACGACGAGACGCTGACGAAGAAGCTCAACTCGGCGATCTTCCCGGGCCTGCAGGGCGGCCCGCTGATGCACGTGATCGCGGCGAAGGCGGTGGCCTTCGGCGAGGCGCTGCGGCCGGACTTCAAGGTCTATGCCAAGAATATCGTCGAGAACGCCAAGGCGCTGGCCGAGACGCTGAAGAGCCACGGGCTCGATATCGTCTCCGGCGGTACCGACAACCACCTGATGCTGGTCGACCTCAGGCCGAAAGGCCTGAAGGGCAACGTGTCGGAGAAGGCGCTGGTCCGCGCGGCCATCACCTGCAACAAGAACGGCATTCCCTTCGACCCCGAGACACCGTTCGTCACCTCGGGCCTGCGCCTGGGCACGCCGGCTGCGACCACCCGCGGTTTCGGTGTCGCCGAGTTTCAGCAGGTCGGCGGCATGATCGCCGAAGTTCTCAACGCGATCGCGCAGTCCTCCGACGGCAAGGCGCCGCTGGTGGAAGCCGCGATCAAGGACCGGGTCAAGGCACTCACCGATCGATTCCCGATCTATCAGTAA
- the nrdR gene encoding transcriptional regulator NrdR, whose translation MRCPNCNSLDTQVKDSRPTEDSSVIRRRRVCVACNFRFTTFERVQLRELTVIKRNGRRVPFDRDKLMRSVQISLRKRQVEPERVEKMVSTIVRELETGGEAEISSEVIGETVMEHLRTLDDVAYVRFASVYRNFREAKDFADVLGELSGEEEARLAAIRK comes from the coding sequence ATGCGCTGTCCGAACTGCAACAGTCTCGATACGCAGGTAAAGGACTCGCGTCCGACCGAGGACTCTTCCGTGATCCGCAGGCGGCGCGTGTGCGTCGCCTGCAACTTCCGCTTCACGACCTTCGAGCGCGTGCAGCTTCGCGAGCTCACCGTGATCAAGCGCAATGGCCGCCGCGTGCCGTTCGACCGCGACAAGCTGATGCGCTCGGTGCAGATCAGCTTGCGCAAGCGGCAGGTCGAACCGGAGCGGGTCGAGAAGATGGTGTCCACCATCGTGCGCGAACTCGAGACCGGCGGCGAGGCGGAGATCTCCTCCGAGGTGATCGGCGAGACCGTGATGGAGCATCTGCGCACGCTCGACGACGTCGCCTATGTGCGCTTCGCCTCGGTCTACCGCAATTTCCGCGAGGCCAAGGACTTCGCCGACGTGCTCGGCGAGCTCTCCGGTGAGGAGGAAGCGCGGCTCGCCGCGATCCGCAAATGA
- the ribD gene encoding bifunctional diaminohydroxyphosphoribosylaminopyrimidine deaminase/5-amino-6-(5-phosphoribosylamino)uracil reductase RibD translates to MIFRILEDQFAQKARESKDADRRFMQLALSLGRREQGRTWPNPAVGAVIVKDGVIVGRGWTQPGGRPHAEPEALRRAGRVARGATLYVTLEPCSHFGKSPPCADAVIAAGIKRVVAAIEDPNPEVAGQGHARLRAAGITVDVGLCATEAAFDHAGHFRRIRDKRPHVILKLAVSPDGKIGAAGGKPVAITGEAVRNRVHLLRAHSDAILVGIGTVLADDPLLTCRLPGMAARSPVRVVLDQSLRISGSSQLVRSARETPLWVVGSELAEAAAATRFGAAGAQIIRVPPGNASGLDLPAVLHGLAEKGITRLMVEGGSRVAASFVAADLADEIWLFRGAEEVGRDGVDALDALPLSKITQSQAFKVHASETFDKDTLTIYERA, encoded by the coding sequence ATGATCTTCCGCATCCTGGAAGATCAGTTCGCGCAAAAGGCCCGCGAGTCCAAAGACGCCGATCGCCGCTTCATGCAGCTTGCGCTGTCGCTCGGCCGGCGCGAGCAGGGGCGCACCTGGCCAAATCCGGCCGTCGGCGCCGTCATCGTCAAAGACGGGGTGATCGTCGGCCGCGGCTGGACGCAGCCGGGCGGGCGCCCGCATGCGGAGCCTGAAGCGCTGCGGCGCGCGGGCAGAGTGGCGCGCGGGGCCACGCTCTATGTCACGCTCGAGCCGTGCTCGCATTTCGGCAAGTCGCCGCCCTGTGCGGACGCGGTGATCGCGGCCGGCATCAAGCGGGTGGTGGCCGCGATCGAGGATCCCAATCCTGAAGTCGCGGGCCAGGGTCATGCGCGCTTGCGCGCAGCCGGCATCACCGTGGATGTCGGTCTGTGCGCGACGGAAGCCGCGTTCGACCACGCCGGGCATTTTCGGCGCATCCGTGACAAGCGCCCGCATGTGATCCTGAAGCTCGCAGTTTCGCCCGACGGCAAGATCGGTGCGGCCGGCGGCAAGCCGGTGGCGATCACGGGGGAAGCAGTGCGCAACCGCGTGCATCTGCTGCGCGCGCACAGCGATGCCATCCTGGTCGGCATCGGTACGGTGCTGGCGGACGATCCGCTTCTCACCTGCCGCCTGCCGGGTATGGCGGCGCGGTCGCCGGTGCGCGTGGTGCTGGACCAGAGCCTGCGGATTTCGGGATCGAGCCAGCTTGTCCGTTCCGCGCGCGAGACCCCCCTCTGGGTCGTCGGCTCGGAGCTTGCGGAAGCCGCGGCTGCCACACGTTTCGGTGCTGCCGGGGCGCAGATCATTCGCGTGCCGCCCGGTAACGCATCGGGGCTCGATCTGCCGGCGGTGCTGCATGGGCTCGCCGAGAAGGGCATTACGCGGCTGATGGTCGAAGGCGGCAGCCGGGTTGCGGCCTCGTTCGTAGCGGCCGACCTCGCCGACGAGATCTGGCTGTTCCGCGGAGCGGAAGAGGTCGGCCGCGACGGTGTCGATGCGCTCGATGCATTGCCCCTGTCGAAAATCACGCAGTCGCAGGCCTTCAAGGTTCATGCTAGCGAGACGTTCGACAAGGATACTCTCACCATCTACGAGCGCGCCTAA